From the genome of Streptacidiphilus sp. PB12-B1b:
GGAGGTTCACAGTGGGCACTACCGGGTCCGCATCGGGGATCCGGATGTATCCGTGGCGGAGCCACTCTCGGTGCCGAGCTGCCTCGGCGGAAGGAGCTGGACTGTACTGCGGATTCCCATGCAGTCCGGGGCGTTGAGCGCCGGCGAGGTGGACGACTGGCTCAAGGAGTGGGGCGACAGTGCGCTGCTGTTTCTCAAGAGCGTGCGCAGCGTTGCGCACCTTGAGGAAGAGGGTGCTGTTCGGCATCGGCTGACGCTCAACCATGAGGATGGCGAGACATTCGAAGCCGAGGTTGGCGGGTGTGAAGTCACCGTGGAAGCCAATGAAGCGTCTGGAGCGGACGGGTTCAGGTGGCTGCTGTGCCGCTCGACCGTTCCAAGTCCGCAAGGCGTCACGCGAGCCCACAAGGCTGTCGGGCCAACAACCACGATCGCCCTGGCTTTACCTCTGAGTCCTTGTGACGGCGGACGCATCTACGCCGGACTGCCAGTCCAAGATACGGACCTGGCTCTATTTGTGAGCGCTCAATTCGACCCGATCGCCAGTCGGCAGACCCTCGACGACACCCCGTGGAACCGAGCGCTGAACGAGCTACTCGCTGACCTCTGGACGACTACTGTCCTACGCCTGTTCCTCCGGGAGCCAGCGCGGGCCTGGCGTTCAATTCCGCTTCCTAGCGAGGTGCGCGACTCCCGCGACTCGGTCGCCGCTCTGGAGTCGCAGCTACTCCGCTGCGCCAGGCTGTGCGTATCCCACCGCCTCCTCATGGATGTCGCGGGGCAGAGTCAGCTCGCTTTGCCGGAACTGGCAGTCGAAGAGGACACGCTCGCGGGCGTGATCACTGAAGAAGAGATCTCACGTGTCGCCGAGCGGGCCGCCATCCTGCCCCGGGCAGCCAGGGAAGGTGCGAACCGATGGCGCGAAGTGCTGTCGGACTGGGAGGAGCACGGCGGCGCCTATCCCGCAACGGTCGGCCTGTACGACGCCCTGAGCCTTCTCGACGACGAGACACGCTCACCCGAGGCGACCGTTCTCCTCGCTGCCGCTGGACTTGCCGCAGACCCTTCCTACCCGTTGCATCGGCGGAGGTGGATTGTGGACAGCTCGGGCACTCGCCACCGAGTGCCCGGCACGGCGGAACCCCTCGTATTCACCGACGTCTCGCGGGGCCTCGGGGCCGCTCTCGGCTTCGGCCGGGAGATCCATCGGGCATATCTCGCCGATACGCACGAGGCGCACTTGGTGGCGGAGTGGCTCCGCAAACGCAAGGCGTTGGTGACCGACGCGGATCCAGTCACCGCGATCCGTCGTCTCGCCGCCATCGGTGTTGCCAGGGACAACGGTGCACCCGCGTTGAGTCTCGCGGACGATCAGCTCATCGAGTTGAGGGACGGATTCGCACGTGTGCCGGAGTCGGAGCGCGAGGCGCTGGGCAGGGACGTGGGACGCGCGATCCAGCTCAAGGGGCAGCGCTACAAGCAGACTGGCGAGCTGGAAGACATTGAGGTCTCGCCAGCCAGCGCCTACCTGCCAATGCGTCTGGACAGCTCCGAGCGCGAGGAGAGCTTCGCCTATACCGCGGGCAAGGCAATCGGACCGGTGTGGCTGAAGTCGCGCTACGCCGAGGTGCTGCAGGGCGGAGGCACGGGGATCGGCGCGCGGAAGTTCCTGCGTCTCCTGGGAGCGGAGACAGGACCTCGGTTGCGCAGGCACCCTGGAGCCGTGGAGCGACTCGCGCAGAACCCCAAGGGTCTGCCCGATGAACTTGCTTCAGGTCCACGGGCTCGCGTGCGTTCTCTGCAGGCCCTCAAAGCGTCATTCACCCTCGACGACTACGACAGCCCGGACTTGCGCGCGGTGGTTTCCGACATCGCACGCGATTCAGACCCTCAGGTCCGCAGGCGCAGGGCCGCAGCCCTCATCCATGTTCTCGGGCGGACTTGGAGTCGCCTGTCCGACCATGATGAAGTTGCTGCCGTCGCCCCCTACTACGTTTGGCAACCACGAGGCAGGACCGCAGCCTTCTGGCTGTGGCAGCTGCGCGAAGCACCGTGGCTGGATACCGCGACCGGCAGCCCGACCGCCCCAGCCCGGCTTCGAATGCGGACCACCAGCACTGTCGCCGTGTACGGTGCTGACAACGCACGCTTCCTCCACCCGGAGATCCAACATATGGTCGGCCGGCGTGGCGACGTCCTTCGTGCGCTGGATATCTCCATGGAGGCCCGCGTCGGGGACCTCGTGGAACACCTCCAACTTCTGCGCCATCGCGAGGATGTGACTGGCCACCGTGACGTACCCGCAGCTCAGATCCTTTACGAAGCCCTGGCTGAGCGCCTGGCCAACCAAGCTTCCAGCGATCCCGCCGCGATGTCCCTTGAGGCCGTCCGACGTGCGTTCCGCGACGGAGAAGGCCTGATCCTCACACCTGCCGGATGGCGTCCCCCACAGCAGTGCCTATGCGGTGCCCCCCTCTTCGGCGTTCTCCGGGCTTTCGCTCCCACATTCAAGGGCAGCGACGAATTCTGGCAGCTGCTGGGAGTACGCCTGCCCACGGTCGACGACGTAGCGGAGGTGATCAAAGAGCTGGCAAGGGAGGACCGGAAGGAACGGCGGGAGGAACCAGATGGCCTGACCCAGTCGATTGTCCTGCAAAGTCTGCAGATGCTTGCAGACCCGGCCCGTGTCCAGCCTCAACTGCTGACGACCCAGCGCCTGGGTCGGCTACCCCTGACGACGAGTAGGGGCTGGCTGAGCAAGCGCCCCGTATACGCAGTGGAGGACTCGGTCATAGCCGAAGCCCTTGGACATGGACACGCGGTCTGGAGGCCCGGCGCGGAACTGGAGCAGTTCCGTTCACTCCTCGCGGCGCTGCGCATCACTGCTGTGGCTGCCGACTGCGTCACCGTGTACAGCCCAGCCTCGACAACCTCGGACCCGCAGGCGACAGACCTCGCACGAGCGGCGCTGACCCATCTCCGGGAGGATTTGCAACGCAACTCGCCGAGTGCGGTCCAGTCCCTGGACTGCTCGTGGGAGACATTGGCGAGCCTGAGCGTCCACGTTGCTCCGGAACTGGCCTGTCGTGTCCAACTGGCAGACACGGGCGAACTGGTACACCTCTCCGTCGACGCCGGGATCGACTGGTCCTCCAGCACGCTGTATGTCAGGGACACCTATGCCCTGACACGCCCGACCGAGGCCGGACGCGTGATCGCCACCCGCTTCCCAGGACACCGACGCGAAGTAGCCCTGGCGTGGGCAGCCGCTTGTGACAAGGCCGAAAAGGGCCGAAACGCAGTGAACCTCAGCCTCGCGGGTGATCGAGAGCGAGACGACCAGCAAGCCCTCCAGGCCGAAATTGACAGGCGGCTGCGTGAATTCCAAGACGAGGTGGACCATCGTCATCAGATCCGCCAGGCGCAGGCCCCCAAAGACGCTGACACCTCGCCTCCGCCGGCGGTCTCCGCGGTGGGCCCTGGGACCCTGCCGCGTCCAGCGCCCCCTGCCGCCCAGTCTGTCGCACCTGGTGTTCATACACGCAGGCTGGTCGATCCGCTCAGACTTAAGATCATCCAGAAACGCGGTCACATCACGGCGCCCGGCTCCGCAAGCGCGCCTGGTGTCCGATCCGGCGGTGGAACATCGAGCATGTCGGGACTTCCTCGGCCCCGGCCTGGGTCAGCTGTCCCCCAAGAGCGAACACCACCTCGTCCCTATTCGGGCACCGAGCAGGAGAAGGTTGCCCTGGATTTGGTCCGCCAGGCATTGGCCGGCGATGAAGACTGGTTGCGCGACCTACGAGCCCAGCACGGCCTGGGCGCCGACGCTGTGGACAGCTTGGCGCGGTTCTATGAGCTGAAGGCATACGGAGGAGCTGAACCCGACAGCGTTGCCCTAACTCCTGCCGAGTTCAAACGGGCGAGCGAGAGTGAGGAGTTCTTTCTCGTGGTTGTCTCCGGGCTGGAGGCCGGTGGGGCTCCGATCTCCGTCCGCATCATCCTGAAGCCCCTGCAACAGCTGACCTGCAACCCAAGCGGCAACGTGACGGTTACGGGAATCAGGGCGGCTCAGAGCATCGTCTACCGATTCGGCCAAGAGGGTTGACCCCTGGGCGACGCCCGGTGGCATCGACACACCCCCAAGGGGACAACTGCCCAGCCACTCGGGCCGCAGAGGGCGTCTCCTGACTCTGGGTTGCGGCAGTGCCACTTGATGTTCGTCATGAGCGCAGGTCGTGGGTGCCTTCGCAGAGAGCAAGACTGGCCTCTTGGGCCGTTGGTAGGGAGGGCGATGCCCGTGCGGACCGGCGGGGTCACCTGCGTGCTTCGGGTCGGTGTAGACGCCGACGAGGCCGGTGCCCTCGCAGGCGATGCCGGTCTCCTCCGCCGTCTCGCGGACGGCTGCCTGAACCAGGGACTCGCCGAGACCGATCGCCCCTCCGGGAAGGGCTCAGTTGCCGTTGTCCGTCCGGCGGATCATCAGAAGTTGGCCCTGCTCGTTGGGTACGACGACGTTGACGGCCGGGACTCGGCTGTTCGCGGCGGGGGCCATCGGGTCGTCGCCGTAGTAGTCGATCCTGTTCGGCATCGCGGCATCACTCCAAGGGTTCGCGCTGTCCCAGGTCCATTCGAGGCTGCCCTGTGCTGGGACTGTCGGGATCCTCGATTTTGGCATCACCCGTCTCGCGGAGGAGGTCCGGGTATGACCAGACCTACACGGGCCCACTTACCTGATAGTCACGATTCGCCGGTGCGTGCACGGAGTTCGGCACTACGGTGATGGCGCGACAGTTCGCAGGTTCCGGAAGCGTATGGACCCGGGATGGGGGCGCGGATGCCATTCAAGGCACGAGAGATCGACCCAGCGGGGTCGGCACGGGCGCGGCTGGGCGCCCGACTGCGTCGCCTGCGGACGGAGCACGGGATAAGTCAGGCTCGGCTCGGCCTGCTGATCCACTCCAGTGCGGATCAGGTGCGCCGGGTCGAGGCTACGGAGAGGATTCCGTCGTGGGAATTCGTGGTCGCTTGTGATCGGGCGCTGCGTGCTGACGGGGCGTTGACCTCATTGTGGCCGGCGGTCGCGGCGGAGCGAGAACGTACGAGGACGAGGAACAATCGTGCGGTGGCCCCTCGCCCGGTGCGGTTCATCCCCGAGGCGTCCGAGACGCTGATCGACATATGGGCTGCCTCCGCGTCCGGCTCCGATCTAGGTGCCGGGCCGGCGAGGGCTGGCGAGGGCTTGTTGTGGGTGACAGAGCAGGATCTCGCGGTGGCCCAGGACACGTTGGGTATGTTCCGGCAACTCGATCACGCTCACGGGGCCGGCCGGTTCGCGGGTCATCTGGCTGCCTATGTCGACGATGAACTCGCCCAGTTGCTTGCTCGGCCGGCCGCCAGCGATCTCGTCGCTCGGTCGCGGGGCCTGGTAGCGGCGGAGTTCTTGGAATTAGCGGGCTACCAAGCGGTGGACGCCGGGCGGCCTGGTGGAGCCCAGGACTACTACCAGCGAGCATTGAACATGTCGGCCCAATCCGGCGACCGGTGCTACGGCGCGTATCTCGTGGCCGTGAACCTTGGTCATCTGGCTTTGCACTGCGAGCACCCGGACATCGCCCTGAGGTGGGCGCGAGCAGCCGGGGACGGCGCGGGAACGGCCGCGAGCCCGGGGACGCGGGCGGCGATCCTCGCTGTGGAGGCGCGGGCTCAGGCCCGTATGGGAGAGGAGATCGCGACGACGCGCTTGCTGGTCCGGGCCGAGGAGTTGCTGGACTCAGCGGTTCCCCAGGATGAGCCTGCGTGGATCGGGTATTTCACCCGGGCGTATCTGGCGGACGAGATCGCCCACTGCCTGCATGATCTAGGTCGGGCACCGGCCGCGCGGGTGGAGGTGGCGGATGCACTAGATGGTGTGGGTGCCTCACATGTCCGACGACTGGCCATTGACGCGGCACTGTTGGCTTCGACGTGGCTGCGCTCGGGTGAGGTGGAGCAAGCCTGCGCGGTTGCGCGGGAGGCTGTCGGCTACGCGGCTCGTACTTCCTCCGGACGGTGCGTGCAGCGCGTTGCCCAGTTCATGGGCGAACTCGCTTCCTATGCCGATCTTCCTCCTGTCATCGAGTTGGATGCGTATGTGCGCGAGATTCTTCCAGCCGCGATCGCGAGTGTTCCGGGCTGACGCGTCTCGTGACCCATGCCCGCTGGTCATGTCATGCGTGCGTCAGTGAAGCGGGAGTAGAAGTCCGCTTCGGCCTCCAGGGCGCGGCGGAGGCTTTCCGGTGCGGACAAGTAGTGGCCGACGCCGTCGAGGAAGAGGGCCTGGTGGCTGGCATCACGCTCGTGCAGGGCTGCGGCGAGGTCGCGGGCTTCCTGGACGGGGGCGATCGCGTCGGCGGTGCCGTGGATGAGCAGGACGGGCAGGCGGATCTCCTCGGCGCGGACTGCCCCGGCGGGTCCGGCAAGGATCGTGGCGTGGGGGCGCTGGAAGCGCGGTGCTGTGGTGGCCCAGCGGGCGGGGTCGATGATCGCGGAGGTGGCGGTGACGGCAGTGAACGGCGACTCGGCCCTGCACGCGGCCTGTAGTGCGGTGTAGCCGCCGGCGCTGGCACCGGTGAGGAAGACCGCACCGGCCCGGGCGGTGGCGTTGGCGACGAGATAGTCGGCGACGTCGGCGCAGTCCTGGACGTCATAGCTGCCCCAGTGGCCGTGGAGTGCCTGGCGGAATGCGCGGCCCAGTCCGGTGCTACCGCGGTAGGCCACGTCGGCGACAGCGAAGCCCCGGCTGGTGAAGAACTGCACAGTCCAGTCAAGGCGCTGCGGGACGTCATCGGTCGGCCCTGGATGGGCACGCACCAGTAGTGGAACCGGTACGGGTCCGGGCGCCTTCGGTTGCTGCGGCAATCGGGGTGCGTGGACTGCTTGGGGCATGTGGAGCAGGTAGTGGATCTGTTGCCCGCCGCGTTCTAGGGTCTGGAGCTGGGGCGGGCAGACCGGAGGACTCGGGCGGCTCGGGTTGCTTGAGAGTCGAATGGGCTCGGGGCCCGCGACAGGGTCGGCCAGCAGCACTGCGGGCGCGATCACGGGCGTGCTGGCGATCACGGCCAGCTGCTGTCCGAGGGTGGCCAGATAGGGCTTGACTGAGGTGAGGTCAGGCCAGGGCCGGGTGATTCGGCCGTCGCGTTCCACAACGACGACCTCACTGCGCAGGCCGTGGTGGATCGTCATCGCCATCCGTCCACTGGGCAGAAAGGCGTAGGACTGGTACCCGCCCTCCCACGGTGCGGATGCGCAATCCTGGGGCATCGGCGCGAGGGCGGTCGGTTGTTCGCCGTTCCAGCGGTAGAGGTTCCACCAACCTGTTCGGTCGGAAAGGAAGTGGAGTGTCCCGTCCGGTCCCCACGCGGGTTCGACGACGGACTCGCTTGGGCCTCCGGCGAGGACTTTGCCGGGGCCGAGTTCGCCGTCGTGGTGGTACTCGGTGAGAAGCAGTCGACTGATGTCCCAGGGCATGCTGTCGACGTCCCACTCCAGATAGGCCAGAGCGCGGCCGTGCAGGCGGGGGGCAGCGAGAGAGCCTGGGGAACGGACCAGGGTGCGAACGCTGCGGTCGTGCGGGTTGATCTCGATGATCTCGTCGCCGTCGTCCTTCCCGCGCACGGCCAGCAGCCGACCGTCGACGGCATGCAGGTCGCCGTAAAGGTAGTCGTCTTCGGCTGCGGGAACGCGGGTGTGGCTGGACACCTGATCAAGATGGTGGATCTTGCTGTCCTCGGCTCCGACAACCCAGATTCCCTCTGCGTCCACTGCGTGGTTCCCGCCGCCGTAGGCGTGCAGCCAGCCGCCCACAGGCAGCGACAGCGGAGTCGCCGCGCGGGCACCGGTAGCGGAGGTCCAGCGCATGAGGCGCGTGACTCCCGCATGGGCCGAA
Proteins encoded in this window:
- a CDS encoding sacsin N-terminal ATP-binding-like domain-containing protein — its product is MGAPEHQEAAVDRAIASADALFSMEGMPDGFAVPEPRGRSATQAAVERLGFRFAQLPGQVRHALGRTRDHAGNLSSDRLQGLSEIVQNAEDLQATEVRILSRERELLVAHNGAPVRLPDVLALAMPWLTSKAEQAESTGRFGIGLMTLQSLSPHLEVHSGHYRVRIGDPDVSVAEPLSVPSCLGGRSWTVLRIPMQSGALSAGEVDDWLKEWGDSALLFLKSVRSVAHLEEEGAVRHRLTLNHEDGETFEAEVGGCEVTVEANEASGADGFRWLLCRSTVPSPQGVTRAHKAVGPTTTIALALPLSPCDGGRIYAGLPVQDTDLALFVSAQFDPIASRQTLDDTPWNRALNELLADLWTTTVLRLFLREPARAWRSIPLPSEVRDSRDSVAALESQLLRCARLCVSHRLLMDVAGQSQLALPELAVEEDTLAGVITEEEISRVAERAAILPRAAREGANRWREVLSDWEEHGGAYPATVGLYDALSLLDDETRSPEATVLLAAAGLAADPSYPLHRRRWIVDSSGTRHRVPGTAEPLVFTDVSRGLGAALGFGREIHRAYLADTHEAHLVAEWLRKRKALVTDADPVTAIRRLAAIGVARDNGAPALSLADDQLIELRDGFARVPESEREALGRDVGRAIQLKGQRYKQTGELEDIEVSPASAYLPMRLDSSEREESFAYTAGKAIGPVWLKSRYAEVLQGGGTGIGARKFLRLLGAETGPRLRRHPGAVERLAQNPKGLPDELASGPRARVRSLQALKASFTLDDYDSPDLRAVVSDIARDSDPQVRRRRAAALIHVLGRTWSRLSDHDEVAAVAPYYVWQPRGRTAAFWLWQLREAPWLDTATGSPTAPARLRMRTTSTVAVYGADNARFLHPEIQHMVGRRGDVLRALDISMEARVGDLVEHLQLLRHREDVTGHRDVPAAQILYEALAERLANQASSDPAAMSLEAVRRAFRDGEGLILTPAGWRPPQQCLCGAPLFGVLRAFAPTFKGSDEFWQLLGVRLPTVDDVAEVIKELAREDRKERREEPDGLTQSIVLQSLQMLADPARVQPQLLTTQRLGRLPLTTSRGWLSKRPVYAVEDSVIAEALGHGHAVWRPGAELEQFRSLLAALRITAVAADCVTVYSPASTTSDPQATDLARAALTHLREDLQRNSPSAVQSLDCSWETLASLSVHVAPELACRVQLADTGELVHLSVDAGIDWSSSTLYVRDTYALTRPTEAGRVIATRFPGHRREVALAWAAACDKAEKGRNAVNLSLAGDRERDDQQALQAEIDRRLREFQDEVDHRHQIRQAQAPKDADTSPPPAVSAVGPGTLPRPAPPAAQSVAPGVHTRRLVDPLRLKIIQKRGHITAPGSASAPGVRSGGGTSSMSGLPRPRPGSAVPQERTPPRPYSGTEQEKVALDLVRQALAGDEDWLRDLRAQHGLGADAVDSLARFYELKAYGGAEPDSVALTPAEFKRASESEEFFLVVVSGLEAGGAPISVRIILKPLQQLTCNPSGNVTVTGIRAAQSIVYRFGQEG
- a CDS encoding prolyl oligopeptidase family serine peptidase; amino-acid sequence: MTDLQQGPLDAAWVADKRISVDELGSAEGALWWLQSDSAHAGVTRLMRWTSATGARAATPLSLPVGGWLHAYGGGNHAVDAEGIWVVGAEDSKIHHLDQVSSHTRVPAAEDDYLYGDLHAVDGRLLAVRGKDDGDEIIEINPHDRSVRTLVRSPGSLAAPRLHGRALAYLEWDVDSMPWDISRLLLTEYHHDGELGPGKVLAGGPSESVVEPAWGPDGTLHFLSDRTGWWNLYRWNGEQPTALAPMPQDCASAPWEGGYQSYAFLPSGRMAMTIHHGLRSEVVVVERDGRITRPWPDLTSVKPYLATLGQQLAVIASTPVIAPAVLLADPVAGPEPIRLSSNPSRPSPPVCPPQLQTLERGGQQIHYLLHMPQAVHAPRLPQQPKAPGPVPVPLLVRAHPGPTDDVPQRLDWTVQFFTSRGFAVADVAYRGSTGLGRAFRQALHGHWGSYDVQDCADVADYLVANATARAGAVFLTGASAGGYTALQAACRAESPFTAVTATSAIIDPARWATTAPRFQRPHATILAGPAGAVRAEEIRLPVLLIHGTADAIAPVQEARDLAAALHERDASHQALFLDGVGHYLSAPESLRRALEAEADFYSRFTDARMT